The following are from one region of the Nicotiana tomentosiformis chromosome 7, ASM39032v3, whole genome shotgun sequence genome:
- the LOC104112235 gene encoding cytochrome b561 domain-containing protein At4g18260-like isoform X2 has protein sequence MLTSGLSYQIMLHGFLLWASMGFLMPIGILVIRMSNRQECRRRLKIILYIHATLQVLSLLLVTAAAIMSIRNFENSFKNNHQRIGLALYGAIWLQTGTGFLRPDRGSKGRSIWFSVHWLLGITVSILGIINIYTGLQAYHTKTLINTGVWNLAFTVEIAVIMFIYLLQEKWHYVKQSRVILSNEPIRPTDQETSSTDEKKELSAMPSSSEPC, from the exons ATG TTAACTTCTGGGTTGTCATATCAAATTATGCTACATGGATTTCTTCTCTGGGCTTCCATGGGTTTCTTGATGCCTATTGGGATTCTTGTAATAAGAATGTCAAATAGACAGGAATGTAGACGAAGGCTAAAGATTATTCTGTATATTCATGCTACTTTACAG GTATTATCTCTTCTCCTTGTAACAGCAGCAGCAATCATGTCAATAAGAAACTTTGAgaactctttcaaaaataatcACCAAAGGATTGGCTTAGCTCTTTATGGTGCCATATGGCTGCAAACAGGCACTGGCTTTTTACGGCCTGACAG GGGAAGCAAAGGAAGGAGTATATGGTTTTCAGTTCACTGGCTTCTTGGAATCACAGTTTCTATACTGggaatcatcaacatatatacaGGTTTACAGGCCTATCACACAAAAACATTGATAAACACAGGTGTTTGGAACTTGGCTTTCACTGTTGAGATTGCTGTTATCATGTTCATCTATCTGCTGCAAGAAAAATGGCACTATGTGAAGCAATCAAGAGTAATTTTAAGCAATGAACCAATACGACCAACAGATCAGGAAACATCTTCAACAGATGAGAAAAAGGAATTGTCAGCCATGCCATCATCATCAGAGCCATGTTAA
- the LOC117276144 gene encoding uncharacterized protein, which translates to MGRNKLGIRASDRAIEPTSKKLFNVFVSPKLAEIARTRNSNTNTQDAAQETIATIVAQGRTKKASTQERKGKSTKGVQVPRVEHEEGVDHDDPVSQDPVPPLTAAPAQIAISLEVGQMFNVVNSAMEAFMANQNERRDEIPPQSNRQNNSESSRVNEFLKLSPPLFHGSIADEDPMLWLEGVKKALRAMKAFDDEAVELAAYQLRDVAGAWFEMWEKERNEDDGPPTWEEFEEAFMANFIPKEDREAKAIEFEQLKQGNKSVQKYYMEFIRLAKHAPHMVKTEKAKIRRFVGGLAYHIKDTTSAAVVGITTFSSVVGFAKHLERDRQQRREEKVQNKKARTAGRFNGTSSGGRRGSSNKESLAPAQSSHQSGGGSSFRRQCKLEFHGCYHCGGIGHIKANCPKLRRNFSGGSTRPSSSSATTVAPPQARGSYNQAGHGACRGADRVTQGDGQPRLFATLDRQSVEASAEVITGSTFSYVTPYFAINLGLEPE; encoded by the exons atgggtcgtaacaaacttggtatcagagcctcag ATCGTGCAATTGAGCCTACCTCTAAGAAATTATTTAATGTATTCGTTTCTCCAAAACTCGCAGAAATTGCTCGTACTCGCAACTCTAACACCAACACTCAGGATGCTGCTCAAGAAACTATTGCTACTATTGTGGCTCAAGGTAGAACTAAGAAGGCTTCAACTCAGGAAAGAAAGGGTAAATCCACAAAGGGGGTTCAAGTACCCCGAGTTGAACATGAAGAAGGGGTGGATCATGATGATCCAGTATCTCAGGATCCAGTGCCACCCCTAACAGCAGCTCCAGCTCAGATAGCTATATCTCTAGAGGTGGGTCAGATGTTTAATGTTGTCAACAGTGCTATGGAGGCCTTCATGGCCAACCAGAACGAGAGAAGAGATGAGATTCCACCTCAATCAAATAGACAGAACAATTCTGAGTCCTCAAGAGTGAATGAATTTTTAAAGTTGAGTCCTCCATTGTTCCATGGTTCTATAGCTGATGAAGATCCAATGTTGTGGCTGGAGGGTGTCAAGAAAGCCCTCCGAGCGATGAAGGCATTTGATGATGAAGCTGTGGAGCTGGCTGCTTACCAGCTTAGAGATGTGGCTGgcgcttggtttgagatgtgggaaaaagaaagaaatgaagatGATGGCCCGCCTACTTGGGAAGAATTTGAAGAGGCCTTCATGGCTAACTTTATCCCGAAAGAGGATAGGGAAGCTAAGGCTATAGAGTTCGAACAACTCAAGCAAGGGAATAAAAGTGTGCAAAAGTACTACATGGAATTCATAAGGTTGGCTAAGCATGCTCCTCACATGGTTAAGACAGAAAAAGCAAAGATTCGCAGGTTTGTTGGCGGTTTGGCTTACCACATTAAGGATACGACATCAGCTGCAGTGGTAGGAATAACAACTTTCTCCTCTGTTGTGGGATTCGCCAAGCACTTAGAAAGAGACAGACAACAAAGGAGAGAAGAAAAAGTGCAAAACAAGAAAGCCCGGACAGCGGGCAGGTTTAATGGTACATCCAGCGGAGGTAGAAGGGGTTCCTCTAATAAGGAGTCATTAGCACCAGCTCAGTCCAGTCATCAGTCAGGTGGTGGGTCTTCCTTCAGAC GTCAGTGCAAGCTCGAATTTCATGGTTGCTATCATTGCGGAGGCATTGGTCATATAAAGGCCAACTGCCCAAAGTTACGACGTAATTTCAGTGGTGGATCAACTCGTCCTTCTAGTTCCTCAGCTACTACAGTTGCACCACCACAAGCTCGTGGTTCTTATAATCAGGCAGGGCATGGAGCATGCAGAGGTGCAGATCGAGTTACTCAAGGAGATGGGCAACCCCGTTTGTTTGCTACACTTGATCGTCAGAGTGTAGAGGCATCTGCAGAAGTTATTACAG gttcaacattttcatatgTGACTCCATACTTTGCAATTAACCTCGGGCTAGAACCGGAATAA
- the LOC104112235 gene encoding cytochrome b561 domain-containing protein At4g18260-like isoform X1: MAIFIFALLPFVCSSQNHTEKIIYQRSYKHIIHELTSGLSYQIMLHGFLLWASMGFLMPIGILVIRMSNRQECRRRLKIILYIHATLQVLSLLLVTAAAIMSIRNFENSFKNNHQRIGLALYGAIWLQTGTGFLRPDRGSKGRSIWFSVHWLLGITVSILGIINIYTGLQAYHTKTLINTGVWNLAFTVEIAVIMFIYLLQEKWHYVKQSRVILSNEPIRPTDQETSSTDEKKELSAMPSSSEPC, translated from the exons ATGGCTATTTTCATTTTTGCTCTTCTACCATTCGTCTGTTCATCTCAAAATCACACAGAAAAGATTATTTACCAACGCAGTTATAAACACATAATCCATGAG TTAACTTCTGGGTTGTCATATCAAATTATGCTACATGGATTTCTTCTCTGGGCTTCCATGGGTTTCTTGATGCCTATTGGGATTCTTGTAATAAGAATGTCAAATAGACAGGAATGTAGACGAAGGCTAAAGATTATTCTGTATATTCATGCTACTTTACAG GTATTATCTCTTCTCCTTGTAACAGCAGCAGCAATCATGTCAATAAGAAACTTTGAgaactctttcaaaaataatcACCAAAGGATTGGCTTAGCTCTTTATGGTGCCATATGGCTGCAAACAGGCACTGGCTTTTTACGGCCTGACAG GGGAAGCAAAGGAAGGAGTATATGGTTTTCAGTTCACTGGCTTCTTGGAATCACAGTTTCTATACTGggaatcatcaacatatatacaGGTTTACAGGCCTATCACACAAAAACATTGATAAACACAGGTGTTTGGAACTTGGCTTTCACTGTTGAGATTGCTGTTATCATGTTCATCTATCTGCTGCAAGAAAAATGGCACTATGTGAAGCAATCAAGAGTAATTTTAAGCAATGAACCAATACGACCAACAGATCAGGAAACATCTTCAACAGATGAGAAAAAGGAATTGTCAGCCATGCCATCATCATCAGAGCCATGTTAA